A region from the Agrobacterium cucumeris genome encodes:
- a CDS encoding universal stress protein produces the protein MGYKTILAVVDNVSNTQKLGEFVVSLADQFSSHVIGLHMETLAAVPLVAPMEIPDPATVQALQDVAHKETTDVGTLFERTLSTNGVSHEWRSFVTSVGYASASAIDSARCADLIVARQSSSSALSDSRSDIDGFLYESGRPVLLVPHVLTVAKPIKRVLIAWNGSREATRATFDALPFLKAAESVEIFSVDQAESETQSSGLAGAELAATLARHGVNVTVTSQEKIAGISPQAAIENRLSDNSVDLLVMGAYGHSRWWELLFGGVTRTLLDSMTAMTLLSR, from the coding sequence ATGGGTTACAAAACGATACTGGCAGTGGTCGACAATGTATCGAACACGCAGAAGCTCGGCGAATTCGTGGTAAGCCTTGCCGACCAGTTTTCCTCACATGTGATCGGCCTGCACATGGAAACGCTGGCCGCCGTTCCGCTCGTCGCACCGATGGAAATTCCCGATCCCGCCACCGTGCAGGCTTTGCAGGATGTGGCGCACAAGGAAACCACCGATGTCGGAACCCTTTTCGAACGCACGCTGTCTACCAACGGCGTCTCGCATGAATGGCGCAGCTTCGTCACATCGGTCGGTTACGCCTCCGCATCCGCCATCGACAGCGCCCGTTGCGCCGATTTGATCGTCGCCCGCCAGAGCAGCTCCTCGGCACTGTCAGACAGCCGCTCGGATATTGACGGTTTCCTTTATGAAAGTGGCCGTCCCGTTCTCCTCGTGCCGCATGTGCTGACCGTCGCCAAGCCGATCAAGCGCGTCCTCATCGCCTGGAATGGCTCGCGGGAGGCCACACGCGCCACCTTCGACGCCCTGCCCTTCCTGAAAGCCGCCGAAAGCGTCGAGATTTTCTCCGTCGATCAGGCCGAGAGCGAAACGCAGTCGTCGGGTCTCGCCGGCGCGGAACTGGCCGCCACGCTCGCCCGCCACGGTGTCAACGTCACAGTGACCTCGCAGGAAAAGATCGCCGGCATTTCACCGCAGGCAGCCATCGAAAACCGTCTGTCGGATAACAGCGTCGACCTTCTGGTCATGGGCGCCTATGGCCATTCCCGCTGGTGGGAACTGCTGTTCGGCGGCGTCACGCGCACCCTGCTCGATTCCATGACGGCGATGACGCTGCTCTCGCGCTAA
- the gpt gene encoding xanthine phosphoribosyltransferase: MSLPDKAFPVSWDQFHRDARALAWRLAGLDKEFRAIVCITRGGLVPAAIISRELNIRLIDTVCIATRHDYVNQGDTVLLKGVDPKLAADGGEGVLVLDDLTDTGKTALEVREMLPRAHFACVYAKPKGVPTIDTFVTEVSQDTWIYFPWDMGFTYQEPIAKGSRG, from the coding sequence ATGTCCCTTCCCGATAAAGCCTTTCCCGTCTCCTGGGACCAGTTCCACCGCGATGCCCGTGCGCTTGCCTGGCGTCTTGCCGGCCTCGATAAAGAGTTCCGGGCAATCGTCTGTATCACCCGCGGTGGCCTTGTGCCGGCGGCGATCATTTCCCGCGAACTGAACATCCGCCTGATCGACACGGTCTGCATCGCCACCCGTCATGACTATGTCAATCAGGGCGATACGGTGCTGCTGAAGGGCGTCGACCCGAAACTGGCCGCGGATGGCGGCGAAGGCGTGCTCGTGCTTGACGATCTGACCGATACCGGCAAGACAGCGCTGGAAGTGCGCGAAATGCTGCCGAGAGCCCATTTTGCCTGCGTTTACGCCAAGCCGAAGGGCGTGCCGACCATTGACACCTTCGTCACTGAAGTCAGCCAGGACACCTGGATCTATTTTCCCTGGGACATGGGCTTCACCTATCAGGAGCCGATCGCCAAGGGATCGCGCGGCTGA
- a CDS encoding vitamin B12-dependent ribonucleotide reductase, with protein sequence MRIERRFTKPGQSPYAEIDFRKAVSEIKNPDGSIVFRLADIDVPAQFSQVATDVLAQKYFRKAGVPKVLKKVEENDVPSFLWRSVADEKALKDVPEAERYGSETDARQVFDRLAGTWAYWGWKGKYFSTEEDALAFRDELAYMLATQRVAPNSPQWFNTGLHWAYGIDGPGQGHFYVDPFTGKLTKSKSAYEHPQPHACFIQSVEDDLVNEGGIMDLWVREARLFKYGSGTGSNFSYLRGEGEKLSGGGKSSGLMSFLKIGDRAAGAIKSGGTTRRAAKMVVVDADHPDIEAYIDWKVNEEQKVAALVTGSKIVAKHLKAIMKACVNCEADNGDCFDPAKNPALKREIRAAKKDMVPENYVKRVIQFAEQGYKDIQFKTYDTDWDSEAYLTVSGQNSNNSVSLKDDFLRAVENDGDWNLTARKDGKVMKTLKARDLWEKISHAAWASADPGLHFNTTMNDWHTSPAEGPIRASNPCSEYMFLDDTACNLASLNLLQFKDAKTKRIDIADYEHAVRLWTVVLEVSVMMAQFPSRQIAERSYEYRTLGLGYANIGGLLMSSGIPYDSDEGRAIAGSLTAIMTGVSYATSAEMAGELGPFPSFAPNRDNMLRVIRNHRRAAHGLSDGYEGLSVNPVALIHADCTDQDLIAHATAAWDKALALGEQHGYRNAQTTVIAPTGTIGLVMDCDTTGIEPDFALVKFKKLAGGGYFKIINRAVPDALRSLGYSESQIAEIEAYAVGHGNLNQAPAINPSTLKAKGFTDEKIEAVNAALKSAFDIKFVFNQWTLGADFLKGTLKVSDEQLSDMSFNLLEHLGFGRKDIEAANVHVCGAMTLEGAPFLKAEHLPVFDCANPCGKIGKRYLSVESHIRMMAAAQPFISGAISKTINMPNDATVEDCGAAYMLSWKLALKANALYRDGSKLSQPLNASLVEDDDEEDFVEELIQQPLAQQAVTITEKIVERVIERVSREREKLPNRRQGYTQKATVGGHKVYLRTGEFGDGRIGEIFIDMHKEGAAFRAMMNNFAIAISLGLQYGVPLEEYVEAFTFTKFEPAGMVQGNDAIKNATSILDYVFRELAVSYLGRHDLAHVDTSDFSNTALGKGIQEGKTNLVSTGWTRGYKPTLVSSNGGERSSSEPKGSATATPARGSANVTSFAGSAARKLEPTVAIATSEIVSFKRDYEERAKELAEEIAEEVIDEVVQESQQTATALFSDKAAADAASAKAEAKKVENERRMRSIAQGYTGNMCSECQNFTMVRNGTCEKCDTCGATSGCS encoded by the coding sequence ATGCGCATTGAACGTCGCTTCACGAAGCCCGGCCAATCGCCTTATGCGGAGATCGACTTCCGCAAGGCCGTCAGTGAAATCAAGAACCCCGACGGCTCCATCGTGTTCCGTCTGGCGGATATCGACGTTCCCGCGCAGTTCAGCCAGGTGGCGACCGACGTTCTGGCGCAGAAATATTTCCGCAAGGCCGGTGTGCCGAAGGTGCTGAAGAAGGTCGAGGAGAACGACGTTCCTTCCTTCCTCTGGCGCTCGGTTGCCGATGAGAAAGCACTCAAAGACGTGCCCGAAGCCGAACGTTACGGCTCCGAGACCGATGCGCGCCAGGTTTTCGACCGTCTGGCCGGCACCTGGGCCTATTGGGGCTGGAAGGGCAAATATTTCTCCACCGAAGAAGATGCGCTCGCCTTCCGCGACGAGCTTGCCTACATGCTCGCCACCCAGCGCGTCGCCCCTAACTCCCCGCAATGGTTCAACACCGGCCTGCACTGGGCCTATGGCATTGATGGTCCGGGCCAGGGCCATTTCTATGTCGACCCCTTCACCGGCAAGCTGACCAAGTCCAAATCCGCTTACGAACATCCGCAGCCGCATGCCTGCTTCATCCAGTCCGTTGAAGACGATCTGGTCAATGAAGGCGGCATCATGGACCTGTGGGTGCGTGAAGCGCGCCTGTTCAAATACGGCTCCGGCACCGGCTCCAACTTCTCCTATCTGCGTGGCGAAGGCGAAAAGCTTTCCGGCGGCGGCAAGTCGTCAGGCCTGATGAGCTTCCTCAAGATCGGCGACCGCGCAGCCGGCGCCATCAAGTCCGGCGGCACGACCCGTCGCGCAGCGAAGATGGTCGTCGTTGATGCCGATCACCCTGATATCGAAGCCTATATCGACTGGAAGGTGAACGAGGAGCAGAAGGTTGCCGCCCTCGTGACCGGCTCCAAGATCGTCGCCAAGCACCTGAAGGCCATCATGAAGGCCTGCGTCAACTGCGAAGCTGACAATGGTGACTGCTTCGACCCGGCCAAGAACCCTGCCCTGAAGCGCGAAATCCGCGCTGCCAAGAAGGACATGGTGCCGGAAAACTACGTCAAGCGCGTCATCCAGTTCGCCGAACAGGGTTACAAGGACATCCAGTTCAAGACCTACGACACGGATTGGGATTCGGAAGCCTACCTCACGGTTTCGGGCCAGAACTCCAACAACTCCGTCTCGCTGAAGGATGACTTCCTGCGCGCTGTCGAAAATGACGGCGACTGGAACCTCACCGCCCGCAAGGACGGCAAGGTCATGAAGACGCTGAAGGCCCGCGATCTCTGGGAAAAGATTTCCCATGCCGCCTGGGCATCGGCTGACCCGGGCCTGCACTTCAACACCACCATGAACGACTGGCACACCTCGCCGGCCGAAGGCCCGATCCGCGCCTCCAACCCGTGCTCGGAATATATGTTCCTTGACGACACGGCCTGCAACCTTGCCTCGCTGAACCTGCTTCAGTTCAAGGATGCCAAGACGAAGCGCATCGATATCGCCGATTACGAACATGCCGTGCGCCTGTGGACCGTCGTGCTCGAAGTCTCCGTGATGATGGCGCAGTTCCCGTCGCGCCAGATCGCCGAGCGCTCCTATGAATACCGCACGCTCGGCCTCGGTTACGCCAATATCGGCGGCCTCCTGATGTCGTCTGGCATTCCCTATGACAGCGATGAGGGCCGCGCCATTGCAGGTAGCCTCACCGCCATCATGACCGGTGTTTCCTATGCAACCTCGGCTGAAATGGCCGGCGAGCTTGGCCCGTTCCCGAGCTTTGCACCGAACCGCGACAACATGTTGCGCGTCATCCGCAACCACCGCCGCGCCGCCCATGGCCTGTCGGATGGTTATGAGGGCCTGTCGGTCAACCCGGTCGCGCTCATTCATGCCGATTGCACGGATCAGGACCTCATCGCCCACGCAACAGCCGCCTGGGACAAGGCGCTGGCGCTTGGCGAACAGCACGGCTACCGCAACGCCCAGACCACCGTCATCGCGCCAACAGGCACGATCGGCCTCGTGATGGATTGCGACACGACCGGCATCGAGCCCGACTTCGCGCTGGTGAAGTTCAAGAAGCTCGCCGGTGGCGGTTACTTCAAGATCATCAATCGCGCGGTTCCGGATGCCCTGCGTTCGCTTGGGTATTCCGAAAGCCAGATCGCCGAGATCGAGGCCTATGCCGTTGGCCATGGCAATCTCAACCAGGCGCCGGCCATCAACCCCTCGACGCTGAAGGCCAAGGGCTTCACCGATGAGAAGATCGAAGCCGTCAACGCCGCGCTGAAAAGCGCCTTCGACATCAAGTTCGTCTTCAACCAGTGGACGCTGGGTGCAGACTTCCTGAAGGGCACGCTGAAGGTTTCCGACGAGCAGCTCTCCGACATGAGCTTCAACCTGCTCGAGCATCTCGGATTCGGCAGGAAGGACATCGAAGCTGCGAACGTTCACGTCTGCGGCGCGATGACGCTGGAAGGCGCACCGTTCCTGAAGGCCGAGCACCTGCCGGTCTTCGATTGCGCCAACCCCTGCGGCAAGATCGGCAAGCGTTATCTCTCGGTCGAATCGCACATCCGCATGATGGCGGCGGCACAGCCCTTCATCTCGGGTGCGATCTCCAAGACGATCAACATGCCGAATGATGCGACGGTGGAAGATTGCGGCGCGGCCTACATGCTCTCCTGGAAGCTGGCGCTGAAGGCCAACGCCCTTTACCGCGATGGCTCCAAGCTTTCCCAGCCGCTCAACGCCTCGCTGGTGGAAGATGACGACGAAGAAGATTTCGTCGAAGAACTGATCCAGCAGCCGCTCGCCCAGCAGGCCGTGACGATCACCGAAAAGATCGTCGAACGCGTCATCGAGCGTGTCTCGCGCGAGCGTGAAAAGCTGCCGAACCGCCGTCAGGGTTACACCCAGAAGGCAACCGTTGGCGGTCACAAGGTCTATCTGCGCACCGGCGAATTCGGTGACGGCCGCATCGGCGAAATCTTCATCGACATGCACAAGGAAGGTGCCGCCTTCCGTGCAATGATGAACAACTTCGCCATCGCCATTTCGCTCGGCCTGCAATATGGCGTGCCGCTGGAAGAATATGTGGAGGCCTTCACCTTCACCAAGTTCGAACCGGCCGGCATGGTGCAGGGCAACGACGCGATCAAGAACGCCACGTCGATCCTCGACTACGTGTTCCGCGAACTCGCCGTCTCCTATCTCGGCCGCCACGATCTGGCCCATGTCGATACGTCGGATTTCTCCAACACGGCACTGGGCAAGGGCATCCAGGAAGGCAAGACCAACCTCGTTTCCACCGGCTGGACCCGCGGTTACAAGCCGACGCTGGTTTCCAGCAATGGCGGCGAACGTTCGTCTTCCGAGCCGAAGGGCTCGGCAACGGCCACCCCCGCCCGTGGCTCCGCCAACGTCACCTCCTTTGCCGGCTCCGCTGCCCGCAAGCTGGAACCGACGGTCGCCATCGCAACCTCCGAAATCGTCTCCTTCAAGCGGGACTATGAAGAGCGCGCCAAGGAACTGGCCGAAGAGATCGCCGAAGAAGTGATCGACGAAGTGGTTCAGGAATCCCAGCAGACCGCCACCGCCCTCTTCTCCGACAAGGCCGCCGCAGACGCTGCATCGGCCAAGGCGGAAGCCAAGAAGGTGGAAAACGAACGCCGCATGCGCTCGATCGCGCAGGGCTATACGGGCAACATGTGCTCGGAATGCCAGAACTTCACGATGGTGCGGAACGGCACCTGCGAGAAGTGCGATACCTGCGGTGCGACGAGCGGGTGCTCTTAA
- a CDS encoding Nramp family divalent metal transporter, with product MDKPVFGWRRNGDDLSLSDVHGSIKVKPNAGTFRRAMAFFGPGYLVAVGYMDPGNWATSLAGGSKFGYTLLTVALVSNIMAIVLQSLCARLAIASGRDLAQACRDAYPKPVAMLLWVLAEIAIIATDIAEVIGTAIGLNLIFGIPLELGVLITALDVFLILYLQKLGFRWVEAMVITLLGVIAVCFAIQVALADPDWGQVILGFAPTTEIVTNPDMLYLALGILGATVMPHNLYLHSGIVQTREIGETIAEKREALKFATLDSTIALMFALTINASILILAAATFHKTGQTNVAELGEAHNLLAPLLGLAIAPTLFGVALLCCGINSTVTATLAGQIVMEGFLKMQLAPWLRRLITRGIAIIPAAGVTIFYGDSGTAELLILTQVVLSLQLSFAVFPLVMFTSDKAKMGALRAPLWLSAFAWLIAVVIAALNVKLLLDFMG from the coding sequence ATGGACAAGCCAGTCTTTGGATGGCGGCGGAATGGCGACGATCTGTCGTTGTCCGACGTACACGGTTCGATCAAGGTCAAGCCGAATGCCGGCACGTTTCGCCGGGCGATGGCCTTTTTCGGGCCGGGATATCTCGTTGCCGTCGGTTATATGGATCCCGGAAACTGGGCGACATCGCTCGCCGGCGGCTCCAAATTCGGCTATACGCTGCTCACCGTTGCACTGGTTTCCAACATCATGGCGATTGTCCTGCAATCGCTCTGCGCCCGTCTGGCGATTGCTTCCGGCCGCGATCTCGCCCAGGCCTGCCGTGATGCCTATCCGAAGCCGGTGGCGATGCTGCTGTGGGTGCTGGCCGAAATCGCCATTATCGCCACCGATATTGCCGAGGTCATCGGCACGGCCATCGGCCTCAACCTGATTTTCGGCATTCCGCTTGAACTCGGCGTTCTCATCACCGCGCTTGATGTGTTCCTGATCCTTTATCTGCAGAAGCTCGGTTTCCGCTGGGTGGAGGCGATGGTCATCACGCTGCTTGGCGTTATCGCCGTGTGTTTCGCCATTCAGGTGGCGCTTGCCGACCCCGACTGGGGGCAGGTGATCCTCGGTTTTGCACCGACGACCGAGATCGTCACCAATCCGGACATGCTGTATCTGGCGCTCGGCATTCTCGGCGCCACCGTCATGCCGCATAATCTCTATCTGCATTCGGGCATCGTGCAGACCCGTGAAATCGGTGAAACAATTGCCGAAAAACGCGAGGCCCTGAAATTCGCGACGCTCGATTCCACTATCGCGCTGATGTTCGCCCTCACCATCAACGCCTCGATCCTCATCCTTGCGGCAGCGACCTTTCACAAGACGGGGCAGACCAATGTCGCCGAACTCGGCGAAGCGCATAATCTGCTCGCGCCGCTTCTGGGTCTTGCCATTGCGCCAACGCTGTTCGGCGTGGCGCTTTTATGCTGCGGCATCAATTCCACCGTCACGGCAACACTTGCCGGCCAGATCGTGATGGAAGGGTTTCTGAAGATGCAGCTCGCCCCCTGGCTGCGCCGCCTCATCACCCGCGGCATCGCCATCATCCCGGCTGCGGGCGTCACCATCTTTTACGGCGACAGCGGTACGGCGGAACTCTTGATCCTGACGCAGGTGGTGCTTAGCCTGCAACTCTCCTTCGCCGTTTTCCCGCTGGTGATGTTCACCTCCGACAAGGCCAAGATGGGTGCACTTCGCGCGCCGCTCTGGCTCTCGGCGTTTGCGTGGCTGATTGCGGTGGTGATTGCGGCGCTGAATGTGAAGCTGCTGCTGGATTTTATGGGGTGA
- a CDS encoding VOC family protein: MKADSISRALRGRPSGGQASGLHLTIDSIDVVACTRIADTGQRYSRRSNRVNLIAHVEIPVLEIERAMRFYSAVFDVSFAEIVTIHDNRMAYFPFEEGKDGASGALAEGETYVPTKDGAIIYLGVKNIDDVLERAVQQGSEILFPKTPVDDNLFVAEISDSEGNRIAVQSA, encoded by the coding sequence ATGAAAGCCGACAGCATCAGCCGCGCCTTGAGGGGCCGGCCGTCAGGCGGCCAGGCGTCCGGATTGCACCTGACCATTGACAGCATCGATGTCGTAGCGTGTACACGGATCGCCGATACCGGTCAGAGATATTCCAGAAGGAGCAACCGCGTGAACCTGATTGCCCATGTCGAAATTCCCGTGCTTGAGATTGAAAGGGCGATGCGTTTCTACAGCGCCGTTTTTGATGTGAGCTTTGCGGAGATCGTCACGATCCACGACAACAGGATGGCCTATTTCCCCTTCGAGGAAGGCAAGGATGGCGCAAGCGGCGCGCTTGCCGAGGGAGAGACCTACGTTCCGACGAAAGACGGGGCGATCATCTATCTTGGCGTGAAAAACATTGACGATGTGCTTGAGAGAGCCGTGCAGCAGGGCAGCGAAATCCTGTTTCCCAAAACGCCGGTCGATGACAATCTCTTCGTCGCCGAAATTTCCGATAGCGAAGGAAACCGCATCGCGGTGCAATCCGCCTGA